A single genomic interval of Syngnathoides biaculeatus isolate LvHL_M chromosome 1, ASM1980259v1, whole genome shotgun sequence harbors:
- the chd4a gene encoding chromodomain-helicase-DNA-binding protein 4a isoform X7, giving the protein MSGSEDDRDDYGAPPPEERLMHDDEDEDISENETQKVMKKKKKAKKSRESKGSKRRSRREELPVSSPEHMDVAEGEADGGGGGGGGGGQAQRSDSEGSDYTPGRKKKKRASSSKEKKRSGAERSSSKKKEPEPEEEDEDDDDDDFSEPKSSSQLLENWGMEDIDHIFTEEDYRSLTNYKAFSQFVRPLIAAKNPKIAVSKMMMVLGAKWREFSTNNPLRGAAAANAALATANVPAAVDTMVAEAAPPPAAVVPAEPQQPPAPPLRKAKTKEGKGPNARKKSKASQKQEKKNNTKTKKVAPLKIKLGGFNSKRKRSSSEEDEPDVDSDFEDGSMNSVAVSEGSNSRIGRGKKKPSSKAKPKRKKTEDADGYETDHQDYCEVCQQGGEIILCDTCPRAYHMVCLDPDMEKAPEGTWSCPHCEKEGIQWEAKEEVSEGEEDNGDGGEMEEDDHHMEFCRVCKDGGELLCCDSCPSSYHIHCLNPPLPEIPNGEWICPRCLCPPMKGKVQKILTWQWGEPPPPTPVPRPPDLPADAPDPAPLAGRPEREFFAKWFNMSYWHCSWVTELQLELHCQVMFRNYQRKNDMDEPPPIDFGDGDEDKSDKRKNKDPIYAQLDEKFLRFGIKMEWLMIHRILNHSVDRKNNVHYLIKWRELAYDQATWEADDMDVPEFDAYKLQYWNHRELMMGDDGKPGKKIKVKGRVKRPDRPPENPVVDPTIKFERQPEYLDSTGGTLHPYQLEGLNWLRFSWAQGTDTILADEMGLGKTVQTAVFLYSLYKEGHSKGPFLVSAPLSTIINWEREFEMWAPDMYVVTYVGDKDSRAVIRENEFSFEDNAIRGGKKASRMKKDSSIKFHVLLTSYELITIDMAILGSIDWACLVVDEAHRLKNNQSKFFRVLNNYPLQHKLLLTGTPLQNNLEELFHLLNFLTPERFSNLEGFLEEFADIAKEDQIKKLHDMLGPHMLRRLKADVFKHMPSKTELILRVELSPQQKKYYKFILTRNFEALNTKGGGNQVSLLNVVMDLKKCCNHPFLFPGAAMEAPKLPNGMYDGSSLIKAAGKLMLLQKMMRKLKDGGHRVLIFSQMTKMLDLLEDFLENEGYKYERIDGSITGGMRQEAIDRFNAPGAQQFAFLLSTRAGGLGINLATADTVIIYDSDWNPHNDIQAFSRAHRIGQNKKVMIYRFVTKASVEERITQVAKKKMMLTHLVVRPGLGSKTGSMSKQELDDILKFGTEELFKDEGEGDNKEEDSSVIHYDDKAIDRLLDRNQDATDDTELQSMNEYLSSFKVAQYVVKDEDEEEEEVQREIIKQEESVDPDYWEKLLRHHYEQQQEDLARNLGKGKRIRKQVNYNDGSQEDRADWQDDQSDGQSDYSVASEEGDEDFDERSEANSRRPSRKGLRNDKDKPLPPLLARVGGNIEVLGFNSRQRKAFLNAVMRYGMPPQDAFTTQWLVRDLRGKSEKEFKAYVSLFMRHLCEPGADGAETFADGVPREGLSRQHVLTRIGVMSLIRKKVQEFEHVNGQWSLPWMAELEENKRAAQPDSPGKTPSTGTPADTQPNTPAAVDESKGDEAVRDGDRDVKKDGEADNNGRDAAKNAGEVIAIPDDDDDDDDKSPSEDKKADEAAEADKAANGEAESAKDGDGDKKSPRGRDDNGSPAEARSLGPESKSQDPDVKEDKSEKMDTTPPGDDKKAAKEEKADEAPKLQNGDAGKESAAAIEEKKKAKGRFMFNIADGGFTELHSLWQNEERAATVTKKTNEIWHRRHDYWLLAGIIQHGYARWQDIQNDVKFAILNEPFKGEMNRGNFLEIKNKFLARRFKLLEQALVIEEQLRRAAYLNMSEDPSHPSMALNTRFSEVECLAESHQHLSKESMSGNKPANAVLHKVLKQLEELLSDMKADVTRLPATIARIPPVAVRLQMSERNILSRLASRGPDTQTQAQTQQLSQQQQ; this is encoded by the exons ATGTCTGGGAGCGAGGACGACAGAGACGACTACGGAGCCCCCCCGCCGGAGGAGCGCTTAATGCACG acgacgaggacgaggatATTTCGGAGAATGAGACTCAGAAggtgatgaagaaaaagaagaaggccaAGAAGAGCAGAGAGAGTAAAGGCAGCAAGAGGCGCTCACGCAGAGAG GAACTCCCCGTCAGCTCCCCCGAGCACATGGACGTGGCCGAGGGTgaggcggacggcggcggcggtgggggcggcggcggcggccaagCGCAGCGCTCCGACAGCGAGGGGAGCGACTACACGCCGGGgcgcaagaagaagaagcgggcCAGCAGCAGCAAAGAGAAGAAGCGCAGCGGGGCCGAGCGCAGTTCGTCCAAGAAGAAGGAGCCCGAgccggaggaggaagacgaggacgacgacgacgacgacttctCG GAGCCCAAGTCGTCGTCCCAGCTGCTGGAGAACTGGGGCATGGAAGACATCGATCACATTTTCACAGAGGAGGACTACCGCTCGCTGACAAACTACAAGGCCTTCAGTCAGTTTGTCAG GCCGCTCATCGCCGCCAAGAACCCCAAAATCGCCGTGTCCAAAATGATGATGGTTCTCGGCGCCAAGTGGCGGGAGTTCAGCACCAACAACCCCCTGAGGGGAGCCGCGGCCGCCAACGCCGCCCTGGCGACGGCAAACGTACCCGCCGCCGTCGACACCATGGTGGCCGAGGCCGCCCCGCCCCCCGCCGCCGTCGTCCCCGCGGAGCCCCAGCAGCCCCCCGCGCCGCCTCTCCGcaaggccaagaccaaagaaggcaaag GTCCCAACGCCCGCAAAAAGTCGAAAGCGTCGCAGAAACAAGAGAAAAAGAACAACACAAAGACCAAGAAAGTGGCTCCTCTTAAAATCAAGCTGGGAGGCTTCAACAGCAAGAGGAAACGCTCATCG AGCGAAGAGGACGAGCCCGACGTGGACAGCGACTTTGAGGACGGCAGCATGAACAGCGTCGCCGTCTCCGAAGGCTCCAACAGCCGCATCGGCCGCGGCAAAAAGAAGCCGTCGTCCAAGGCCAAGCCCAAGAGGAAGAAAA cCGAGGACGCGGACGGCTACGAGACGGACCACCAGGACTACTGCGAGGTGTGTCAGCAGGGCGGCGAGATCATCCTGTGCGACACGTGTCCAAGAGCCTACCACATGGTCTGCCTGGACCCTGACATGGAGAAAGCACCCGAGGGCACCTGGAGCTGTCCGCACTGC GAGAAGGAGGGCATCCAGTGGGAGGCCAAGGAGGAGGTGTCGGAAGGCGAGGAGGACAACGGCGACGGCGGCGAGATGGAGGAGGACGACCACCACATGGAGTTCTGCAGGGTGTGCAAGGACGGAGGCGAGCTCCTCTGCTGCGACTCGTGCCCGTCGTCCTACCACATCCACTGCCTCAACCCCCCGCTGCCCGAGATCCCCAACGGGGAGTGGATCTGCCCGCGCTGCCTG TGCCCCCCCATGAAAGGGAAGGTCCAGAAGATCTTGACGTGGCAGTGGGGAGAACCTCCTCCCCCGACGCCCGTACCCCGGCCGCCGGACCTCCCGGCGGACGCGCCCGACCCCGCCCCGCTGGCAGGGCGGCCCGAGCGAGAGTTCTTCGCCAAGTGGTTCAACATGTCCTACTGGCACTGCTCTTGGGTGACCGAGCTGCAG CTGGAGCTCCACTGTCAGGTGATGTTCAGGAACTACCAGAGGAAGAACGACATGGACGAACCGCCGCCCATCGACTTTGGCGACGGCGATGAAGACAAGAGCGACAAGAGGAAGAACAAGGACCCCATTTACGCACAGCTGGACGAGAAGTTCCTCCGGTTTGGAATTAAGATGGAATGGCTGATGATCCACCGCATCCTCAACCACAG CGTGGACCGAAAGAACAACGTGCACTACCTGATCAAGTGGCGAGAGCTGGCGTACGACCAGGCCACCTGGGAGGCGGACGACATGGACGTTCCCGAGTTCGACGCGTACAAGCTGCAGTACTGGAACCACAG AGAGCTCATGATGGGTGACGACGGCAAGCCCGGGAAGAAGATCAAGGTGAAAGGACGCGTGAAGCGCCCCGACAGACCGCCGGAGAACCCCGTTGTCGAT CCCACCATCAAGTTTGAGCGCCAGCCCGAGTACCTGGACAGCACGGGCGGCACGCTGCACCCCTACCAGTTGGAGGGCCTCAACTGGCTGCGCTTTTCCTGGGCGCAGGGGACCGACACCATCTTGGCGGACGAGATGGGGCTGGGAAAGACCGTCCAGACCGCCGTCTTCCTCTACTCGCTGTACAAAGAG GGTCACTCCAAGGGTCCCTTCCTCGTCAGCGCGCCACTTTCCACCATCATCAACTGGGAGAGGGAGTTTGAGATGTGGGCGCCCGACATGTACGTGGTGACGTACGTGGGGGACAAGGACAGCAGGGCCGTCATCAGGGAGAACGAGTTCTCCTTCGAGGACAACGCCATCCGGGGAGGGAAGAAAGCCTCCAGGATGAAG AAAGATTCATCCATCAAGTTCCACGTCTTGCTGACATCCTACGAGCTGATCACCATCGACATGGCCATCCTGGGCTCCATCGACTGGGCCTGTTTGGTGGTGGACGAGGCTCATAGGCTGAAGAACAACCAGTCCAAG TTTTTCCGCGTCTTGAACAACTACCCCCTCCaacacaagctgctgctcaCCGGAACGCCGCTGCAGAACAACTTGGAAGAACTTTTCCACCTGCTCAACTTCCTCACGCCGGAGAGGTTCAG CAACCTGGAGGGCTTCCTGGAGGAGTTCGCCGACATCGCCAAAGAGGACCAGATCAAGAAGCTGCACGACATGCTGGGCCCGCACATGCTCAGGAGGCTCAAGGCGGACGTCTTCAAGCACATGCCCTCCAAGACGGAGCTCATCCTCCGCGTGGAGCTCAGCCCGCAGCAAAAGAAATACTACAAATTCATCCTGACCAGGAACTTTGAAGCTCTCAACACCAAAGGAGGCGGCAACCAGGTTTCGCTGCTCAATGTGGTCATGGACCTGAAGAAGTGCTGCAACCACCCCTTCCTCTTCCCCGGAGCGGCAATGGAGGCCCCCAAGTTGCCCAACGGGATGTACGACGGCAGCTCGCTCATCAAGGCGGCCGGGAAGCTGATGCTGTTGCAGAAGATGATGCGGAAGCTGAAGGACGGAGGACACCGAGTGCTCATCTTCTCACAGATGACCAAGATGTTGGACCTCCTGGAGGACTTCCTGGAGAACGAGGGCTACAAGTACGAGCGCATCGACGGCAGCATCACGGGAGGGATGAGACAGGAGGCCATCGACCGCTTCAACGCTCCCGGCGCTCAGCAGTTCGCCTTCCTACTGTCCACCAGGGCCGGAGGTCTGGGGATCAACCTCGCCACCGCCGACACCGTCATCATCTACGACTCGGACTGGAATCCTCACAATGACATCCAGGCGTTCAGCAGAGCTCATCGAATCGGTCAGAACAAAAAAGTCATGATCTACCGCTTCGTCACCAAGGCCTCAGTGGAGGAGAGGATCACGCAGGTGgccaagaagaagatgatgctCACCCACCTGGTGGTCCGGCCCGGACTCGGCTCCAAGACGGGCTCCATGTCCAAGCAGGAACTGGACGACATTCTCAAGTTCGGCACCGAGGAGCTCTTCAAAGACGAGGGCGAGGGCGACAACAAGGAGGAGGACAGCAGCGTCATCCACTACGACGACAAGGCCATCGACCGGCTGCTGGACAGGAACCAGGACGCCACCGACGACACGGAGCTGCAGAGCATGAACGAGTACCTGAGCTCCTTCAAGGTGGCGCAGTACGTGGTGAAGGacgaggatgaagaggaggaggaggtgcagCGCGAgatcatcaagcaggaggagAGCGTGGACCCCGACTACTGGGAGAAGTTGTTGCGCCACCATTacgagcagcagcaggaggactTGGCCCGCAACCTGGGAAAGGGCAAGCGCATCCGCAAGCAGGTCAACTACAACGACGGCTCGCAGGAGGACAGAGCCGACTGGCAGGACGACCAGTCGGACGGCCAGTCGGATTACTCCGTGGCGTCCGAGGAGGGAGACGAGGACTTTGACGAGCGATCGGAAG CCAATTCACGCAGACCGAGCAGGAAGGGGCTGAGGAACGACAAAGACAAGCCACTGCCCCCCCTGCTGGCCAGGGTGGGAGGCAACATTGAG GTGCTGGGCTTCAACTCCCGGCAGAGGAAGGCCTTCCTGAACGCGGTGATGCGTTACGGCATGCCGCCGCAGGACGCCTTCACCACGCAGTGGTTGGTCCGAGACCTGCGAGGGAAGTCGGAGAAAGAGTTCAAGGCCTACGTGTCTCTGTTCATGCGGCACCTCTGCGAACCCGGCGCCGACGGCGCCGAGACCTTCGCCGACGGCGTCCCCAGGGAAGGGCTGTCGCGGCAACACGTGCTCACGCGCATCGGCGTCATGTCGCTCATCCGCAAGAAGGTTCAGGAGTTCGAGCACGTCAACGGCCAGTGGTCGCTGCCGTGGATGGCCGAGCTGGAGGAGAACAAGCGGGCCGCTCAGCCCGACTCGCCCGGGAAGACGCCGTCCACGGGGACGCCCGCCGACACGCAGCCCAACACGCCCGCTGCGGTCGACGAGTCGAAAGGCGACGAGGCCGTCAGGGACGGAGACAGAGACGTGAAGAAAGACGGCGAGGCCGACAACAACGGCAGAGACGCCGCAAAGAACGCCGGCGAAGTCATCGCCATCCccgacgatgacgacgacgacgacgacaagagTCCGTCAGAGGACAAGAAGGCGGACGAGGCCGCCGAAGCCGACAAGGCCGCCAACGGAGAAGCCGAGAGCGCCAAGGACGGCGATGGCGACAAGAAGAGTCCGCGAGGCAGAGACGACAACGGCTCTCCTGCGGAGGCCAGGAGCCTCGGACCCGAGTCCAAAAGTCAAGACCCTGACGTCAAAG AAGACAAATCCGAGAAGATGGACACGACTCCGCCCGGAGACGACAAGAAAG CCGCCAAAGAGGAGAAAGCCGACGAGGCCCCCAAGCTGCAGAACGGCGACGCCGGTAAGGAGAGCGCCGCCGCCAtcgaggagaagaagaaggccaAGGGTCGCTTCATGTTCAACATTGCCGACGGCGGATTCACAG AGCTTCACTCGCTATGGCAAAACGAAGAGCGTGCCGCCACAGTCACCAAAAAGACCAACGAGATCTGGCACCGTCGCCATGACTACTGGCTGCTCGCCGGAATCATCCA ACACGGCTACGCCCGCTGGCAGGACATCCAGAACGACGTCAAGTTCGCCATCCTCAACGAGCCTTTCAAAGGCGAGATGAACCGCGGCAACTTCCTGGAGATCAAGAACAAGTTCCTGGCCAGGAGGTTCAAG CTCTTGGAGCAGGCGCTGGTGATCGAGGAGCAGCTGCGTCGCGCCGCCTACCTCAACATGTCGGAGGACCCCTCGCACC
- the chd4a gene encoding chromodomain-helicase-DNA-binding protein 4a isoform X4: MTFGGSLLVAGCSPANRKMERENNRFKENDEDEDISENETQKVMKKKKKAKKSRESKGSKRRSRREELPVSSPEHMDVAEGEADGGGGGGGGGGQAQRSDSEGSDYTPGRKKKKRASSSKEKKRSGAERSSSKKKEPEPEEEDEDDDDDDFSEPKSSSQLLENWGMEDIDHIFTEEDYRSLTNYKAFSQFVRPLIAAKNPKIAVSKMMMVLGAKWREFSTNNPLRGAAAANAALATANVPAAVDTMVAEAAPPPAAVVPAEPQQPPAPPLRKAKTKEGKGPNARKKSKASQKQEKKNNTKTKKVAPLKIKLGGFNSKRKRSSSEEDEPDVDSDFEDGSMNSVAVSEGSNSRIGRGKKKPSSKAKPKRKKTEDADGYETDHQDYCEVCQQGGEIILCDTCPRAYHMVCLDPDMEKAPEGTWSCPHCEKEGIQWEAKEEVSEGEEDNGDGGEMEEDDHHMEFCRVCKDGGELLCCDSCPSSYHIHCLNPPLPEIPNGEWICPRCLCPPMKGKVQKILTWQWGEPPPPTPVPRPPDLPADAPDPAPLAGRPEREFFAKWFNMSYWHCSWVTELQLELHCQVMFRNYQRKNDMDEPPPIDFGDGDEDKSDKRKNKDPIYAQLDEKFLRFGIKMEWLMIHRILNHSVDRKNNVHYLIKWRELAYDQATWEADDMDVPEFDAYKLQYWNHRELMMGDDGKPGKKIKVKGRVKRPDRPPENPVVDPTIKFERQPEYLDSTGGTLHPYQLEGLNWLRFSWAQGTDTILADEMGLGKTVQTAVFLYSLYKEGHSKGPFLVSAPLSTIINWEREFEMWAPDMYVVTYVGDKDSRAVIRENEFSFEDNAIRGGKKASRMKKDSSIKFHVLLTSYELITIDMAILGSIDWACLVVDEAHRLKNNQSKFFRVLNNYPLQHKLLLTGTPLQNNLEELFHLLNFLTPERFSNLEGFLEEFADIAKEDQIKKLHDMLGPHMLRRLKADVFKHMPSKTELILRVELSPQQKKYYKFILTRNFEALNTKGGGNQVSLLNVVMDLKKCCNHPFLFPGAAMEAPKLPNGMYDGSSLIKAAGKLMLLQKMMRKLKDGGHRVLIFSQMTKMLDLLEDFLENEGYKYERIDGSITGGMRQEAIDRFNAPGAQQFAFLLSTRAGGLGINLATADTVIIYDSDWNPHNDIQAFSRAHRIGQNKKVMIYRFVTKASVEERITQVAKKKMMLTHLVVRPGLGSKTGSMSKQELDDILKFGTEELFKDEGEGDNKEEDSSVIHYDDKAIDRLLDRNQDATDDTELQSMNEYLSSFKVAQYVVKDEDEEEEEVQREIIKQEESVDPDYWEKLLRHHYEQQQEDLARNLGKGKRIRKQVNYNDGSQEDRADWQDDQSDGQSDYSVASEEGDEDFDERSEANSRRPSRKGLRNDKDKPLPPLLARVGGNIEVLGFNSRQRKAFLNAVMRYGMPPQDAFTTQWLVRDLRGKSEKEFKAYVSLFMRHLCEPGADGAETFADGVPREGLSRQHVLTRIGVMSLIRKKVQEFEHVNGQWSLPWMAELEENKRAAQPDSPGKTPSTGTPADTQPNTPAAVDESKGDEAVRDGDRDVKKDGEADNNGRDAAKNAGEVIAIPDDDDDDDDKSPSEDKKADEAAEADKAANGEAESAKDGDGDKKSPRGRDDNGSPAEARSLGPESKSQDPDVKEDKSEKMDTTPPGDDKKAAKEEKADEAPKLQNGDAGKESAAAIEEKKKAKGRFMFNIADGGFTELHSLWQNEERAATVTKKTNEIWHRRHDYWLLAGIIQHGYARWQDIQNDVKFAILNEPFKGEMNRGNFLEIKNKFLARRFKLLEQALVIEEQLRRAAYLNMSEDPSHPSMALNTRFSEVECLAESHQHLSKESMSGNKPANAVLHKVLKQLEELLSDMKADVTRLPATIARIPPVAVRLQMSERNILSRLASRGPDTQTQAQTQQLSQQQQ; this comes from the exons ATGACGTTTGGCGGCTCCCTCCTCGTGGCCGGCTGCTCGCCTGCCaacagaaaaatggaaagagaaaATAACCGTTTCAAAGAAA acgacgaggacgaggatATTTCGGAGAATGAGACTCAGAAggtgatgaagaaaaagaagaaggccaAGAAGAGCAGAGAGAGTAAAGGCAGCAAGAGGCGCTCACGCAGAGAG GAACTCCCCGTCAGCTCCCCCGAGCACATGGACGTGGCCGAGGGTgaggcggacggcggcggcggtgggggcggcggcggcggccaagCGCAGCGCTCCGACAGCGAGGGGAGCGACTACACGCCGGGgcgcaagaagaagaagcgggcCAGCAGCAGCAAAGAGAAGAAGCGCAGCGGGGCCGAGCGCAGTTCGTCCAAGAAGAAGGAGCCCGAgccggaggaggaagacgaggacgacgacgacgacgacttctCG GAGCCCAAGTCGTCGTCCCAGCTGCTGGAGAACTGGGGCATGGAAGACATCGATCACATTTTCACAGAGGAGGACTACCGCTCGCTGACAAACTACAAGGCCTTCAGTCAGTTTGTCAG GCCGCTCATCGCCGCCAAGAACCCCAAAATCGCCGTGTCCAAAATGATGATGGTTCTCGGCGCCAAGTGGCGGGAGTTCAGCACCAACAACCCCCTGAGGGGAGCCGCGGCCGCCAACGCCGCCCTGGCGACGGCAAACGTACCCGCCGCCGTCGACACCATGGTGGCCGAGGCCGCCCCGCCCCCCGCCGCCGTCGTCCCCGCGGAGCCCCAGCAGCCCCCCGCGCCGCCTCTCCGcaaggccaagaccaaagaaggcaaag GTCCCAACGCCCGCAAAAAGTCGAAAGCGTCGCAGAAACAAGAGAAAAAGAACAACACAAAGACCAAGAAAGTGGCTCCTCTTAAAATCAAGCTGGGAGGCTTCAACAGCAAGAGGAAACGCTCATCG AGCGAAGAGGACGAGCCCGACGTGGACAGCGACTTTGAGGACGGCAGCATGAACAGCGTCGCCGTCTCCGAAGGCTCCAACAGCCGCATCGGCCGCGGCAAAAAGAAGCCGTCGTCCAAGGCCAAGCCCAAGAGGAAGAAAA cCGAGGACGCGGACGGCTACGAGACGGACCACCAGGACTACTGCGAGGTGTGTCAGCAGGGCGGCGAGATCATCCTGTGCGACACGTGTCCAAGAGCCTACCACATGGTCTGCCTGGACCCTGACATGGAGAAAGCACCCGAGGGCACCTGGAGCTGTCCGCACTGC GAGAAGGAGGGCATCCAGTGGGAGGCCAAGGAGGAGGTGTCGGAAGGCGAGGAGGACAACGGCGACGGCGGCGAGATGGAGGAGGACGACCACCACATGGAGTTCTGCAGGGTGTGCAAGGACGGAGGCGAGCTCCTCTGCTGCGACTCGTGCCCGTCGTCCTACCACATCCACTGCCTCAACCCCCCGCTGCCCGAGATCCCCAACGGGGAGTGGATCTGCCCGCGCTGCCTG TGCCCCCCCATGAAAGGGAAGGTCCAGAAGATCTTGACGTGGCAGTGGGGAGAACCTCCTCCCCCGACGCCCGTACCCCGGCCGCCGGACCTCCCGGCGGACGCGCCCGACCCCGCCCCGCTGGCAGGGCGGCCCGAGCGAGAGTTCTTCGCCAAGTGGTTCAACATGTCCTACTGGCACTGCTCTTGGGTGACCGAGCTGCAG CTGGAGCTCCACTGTCAGGTGATGTTCAGGAACTACCAGAGGAAGAACGACATGGACGAACCGCCGCCCATCGACTTTGGCGACGGCGATGAAGACAAGAGCGACAAGAGGAAGAACAAGGACCCCATTTACGCACAGCTGGACGAGAAGTTCCTCCGGTTTGGAATTAAGATGGAATGGCTGATGATCCACCGCATCCTCAACCACAG CGTGGACCGAAAGAACAACGTGCACTACCTGATCAAGTGGCGAGAGCTGGCGTACGACCAGGCCACCTGGGAGGCGGACGACATGGACGTTCCCGAGTTCGACGCGTACAAGCTGCAGTACTGGAACCACAG AGAGCTCATGATGGGTGACGACGGCAAGCCCGGGAAGAAGATCAAGGTGAAAGGACGCGTGAAGCGCCCCGACAGACCGCCGGAGAACCCCGTTGTCGAT CCCACCATCAAGTTTGAGCGCCAGCCCGAGTACCTGGACAGCACGGGCGGCACGCTGCACCCCTACCAGTTGGAGGGCCTCAACTGGCTGCGCTTTTCCTGGGCGCAGGGGACCGACACCATCTTGGCGGACGAGATGGGGCTGGGAAAGACCGTCCAGACCGCCGTCTTCCTCTACTCGCTGTACAAAGAG GGTCACTCCAAGGGTCCCTTCCTCGTCAGCGCGCCACTTTCCACCATCATCAACTGGGAGAGGGAGTTTGAGATGTGGGCGCCCGACATGTACGTGGTGACGTACGTGGGGGACAAGGACAGCAGGGCCGTCATCAGGGAGAACGAGTTCTCCTTCGAGGACAACGCCATCCGGGGAGGGAAGAAAGCCTCCAGGATGAAG AAAGATTCATCCATCAAGTTCCACGTCTTGCTGACATCCTACGAGCTGATCACCATCGACATGGCCATCCTGGGCTCCATCGACTGGGCCTGTTTGGTGGTGGACGAGGCTCATAGGCTGAAGAACAACCAGTCCAAG TTTTTCCGCGTCTTGAACAACTACCCCCTCCaacacaagctgctgctcaCCGGAACGCCGCTGCAGAACAACTTGGAAGAACTTTTCCACCTGCTCAACTTCCTCACGCCGGAGAGGTTCAG CAACCTGGAGGGCTTCCTGGAGGAGTTCGCCGACATCGCCAAAGAGGACCAGATCAAGAAGCTGCACGACATGCTGGGCCCGCACATGCTCAGGAGGCTCAAGGCGGACGTCTTCAAGCACATGCCCTCCAAGACGGAGCTCATCCTCCGCGTGGAGCTCAGCCCGCAGCAAAAGAAATACTACAAATTCATCCTGACCAGGAACTTTGAAGCTCTCAACACCAAAGGAGGCGGCAACCAGGTTTCGCTGCTCAATGTGGTCATGGACCTGAAGAAGTGCTGCAACCACCCCTTCCTCTTCCCCGGAGCGGCAATGGAGGCCCCCAAGTTGCCCAACGGGATGTACGACGGCAGCTCGCTCATCAAGGCGGCCGGGAAGCTGATGCTGTTGCAGAAGATGATGCGGAAGCTGAAGGACGGAGGACACCGAGTGCTCATCTTCTCACAGATGACCAAGATGTTGGACCTCCTGGAGGACTTCCTGGAGAACGAGGGCTACAAGTACGAGCGCATCGACGGCAGCATCACGGGAGGGATGAGACAGGAGGCCATCGACCGCTTCAACGCTCCCGGCGCTCAGCAGTTCGCCTTCCTACTGTCCACCAGGGCCGGAGGTCTGGGGATCAACCTCGCCACCGCCGACACCGTCATCATCTACGACTCGGACTGGAATCCTCACAATGACATCCAGGCGTTCAGCAGAGCTCATCGAATCGGTCAGAACAAAAAAGTCATGATCTACCGCTTCGTCACCAAGGCCTCAGTGGAGGAGAGGATCACGCAGGTGgccaagaagaagatgatgctCACCCACCTGGTGGTCCGGCCCGGACTCGGCTCCAAGACGGGCTCCATGTCCAAGCAGGAACTGGACGACATTCTCAAGTTCGGCACCGAGGAGCTCTTCAAAGACGAGGGCGAGGGCGACAACAAGGAGGAGGACAGCAGCGTCATCCACTACGACGACAAGGCCATCGACCGGCTGCTGGACAGGAACCAGGACGCCACCGACGACACGGAGCTGCAGAGCATGAACGAGTACCTGAGCTCCTTCAAGGTGGCGCAGTACGTGGTGAAGGacgaggatgaagaggaggaggaggtgcagCGCGAgatcatcaagcaggaggagAGCGTGGACCCCGACTACTGGGAGAAGTTGTTGCGCCACCATTacgagcagcagcaggaggactTGGCCCGCAACCTGGGAAAGGGCAAGCGCATCCGCAAGCAGGTCAACTACAACGACGGCTCGCAGGAGGACAGAGCCGACTGGCAGGACGACCAGTCGGACGGCCAGTCGGATTACTCCGTGGCGTCCGAGGAGGGAGACGAGGACTTTGACGAGCGATCGGAAG CCAATTCACGCAGACCGAGCAGGAAGGGGCTGAGGAACGACAAAGACAAGCCACTGCCCCCCCTGCTGGCCAGGGTGGGAGGCAACATTGAG GTGCTGGGCTTCAACTCCCGGCAGAGGAAGGCCTTCCTGAACGCGGTGATGCGTTACGGCATGCCGCCGCAGGACGCCTTCACCACGCAGTGGTTGGTCCGAGACCTGCGAGGGAAGTCGGAGAAAGAGTTCAAGGCCTACGTGTCTCTGTTCATGCGGCACCTCTGCGAACCCGGCGCCGACGGCGCCGAGACCTTCGCCGACGGCGTCCCCAGGGAAGGGCTGTCGCGGCAACACGTGCTCACGCGCATCGGCGTCATGTCGCTCATCCGCAAGAAGGTTCAGGAGTTCGAGCACGTCAACGGCCAGTGGTCGCTGCCGTGGATGGCCGAGCTGGAGGAGAACAAGCGGGCCGCTCAGCCCGACTCGCCCGGGAAGACGCCGTCCACGGGGACGCCCGCCGACACGCAGCCCAACACGCCCGCTGCGGTCGACGAGTCGAAAGGCGACGAGGCCGTCAGGGACGGAGACAGAGACGTGAAGAAAGACGGCGAGGCCGACAACAACGGCAGAGACGCCGCAAAGAACGCCGGCGAAGTCATCGCCATCCccgacgatgacgacgacgacgacgacaagagTCCGTCAGAGGACAAGAAGGCGGACGAGGCCGCCGAAGCCGACAAGGCCGCCAACGGAGAAGCCGAGAGCGCCAAGGACGGCGATGGCGACAAGAAGAGTCCGCGAGGCAGAGACGACAACGGCTCTCCTGCGGAGGCCAGGAGCCTCGGACCCGAGTCCAAAAGTCAAGACCCTGACGTCAAAG AAGACAAATCCGAGAAGATGGACACGACTCCGCCCGGAGACGACAAGAAAG CCGCCAAAGAGGAGAAAGCCGACGAGGCCCCCAAGCTGCAGAACGGCGACGCCGGTAAGGAGAGCGCCGCCGCCAtcgaggagaagaagaaggccaAGGGTCGCTTCATGTTCAACATTGCCGACGGCGGATTCACAG AGCTTCACTCGCTATGGCAAAACGAAGAGCGTGCCGCCACAGTCACCAAAAAGACCAACGAGATCTGGCACCGTCGCCATGACTACTGGCTGCTCGCCGGAATCATCCA ACACGGCTACGCCCGCTGGCAGGACATCCAGAACGACGTCAAGTTCGCCATCCTCAACGAGCCTTTCAAAGGCGAGATGAACCGCGGCAACTTCCTGGAGATCAAGAACAAGTTCCTGGCCAGGAGGTTCAAG CTCTTGGAGCAGGCGCTGGTGATCGAGGAGCAGCTGCGTCGCGCCGCCTACCTCAACATGTCGGAGGACCCCTCGCACC